Part of the Zhongshania aliphaticivorans genome, AATTGTGACTCACCCAATGAGATCCATGAAAGCGGAAAGATCGTGACGATATGAAATAGCGCATAGCTCGCCAGTGCCGCAAAAGCACCCAAGAAAATATTAGGCCCTTGTTTTTCAAGCATTTCACTTGTGCTTATTGGTTCCAGCTCGCTCTCTTCCAATGCCGCCGTATATTCTTCGGTGAGCACCAAACGCAGACGCGCAAATAACGCAACCACGTTGATGGCCAAGGCAACAAAGAAGGGATAGCGCCACGCCCACGCCTGAAAGTCTTCTGGACTAACACTGCTAATCAGGTAGAAAAACAATAAATTTGCGATAAGAAAACCAATTGGGGCACCGAGCTGACCAATCATGGCGTACCAGCTGCGTTTCGACTGAGGCGCATTCAGTACTAACAACGAGGGCAGACCATCCCAAGAGCCGCCGAGTGCAAAACCTTGTAGAATACGGAAGATGGCGAGAAAAAATATTGAGCTGCCGCCAAGGGAATCATACCCCGGCAAAAAGGCGATGCCCGCGGTGGCAGTGCCCAACAAGAACAAAGACGAACTCAATTTAACACTGCGACCCCAGCGCCGCTGTATATTCATAAATAGAGCGGTACCAAAAGGCCGTGCCACAAATGCCATTGAGAATATGGCGAAGCCGTACAACATGCCCTCTAGTGTGCTGGCGAAAGGGAAAAACACACTTGGGAACACCAATACGCAGGCCATGCCAAACACGAAAAAGTCGAAATGTTCCGAGGCGCGGCCAATAACCACACCTATGGCGATCTCGCCGGGGGCTACCGGCGAATGACCGGCCGGCGTTTGCATATCGGCTGCAAGAGCAGAGTTTGTTGTACTGGCC contains:
- a CDS encoding MFS transporter, coding for MASTTNSALAADMQTPAGHSPVAPGEIAIGVVIGRASEHFDFFVFGMACVLVFPSVFFPFASTLEGMLYGFAIFSMAFVARPFGTALFMNIQRRWGRSVKLSSSLFLLGTATAGIAFLPGYDSLGGSSIFFLAIFRILQGFALGGSWDGLPSLLVLNAPQSKRSWYAMIGQLGAPIGFLIANLLFFYLISSVSPEDFQAWAWRYPFFVALAINVVALFARLRLVLTEEYTAALEESELEPISTSEMLEKQGPNIFLGAFAALASYALFHIVTIFPLSWISLGESQLIGNVLIVQVFGACIGIIATVVSGIIADRIGKRTTVSLMAVLIGIFALFTPLLMSGSAVMQDTFILVGFALLGVSYGQASGTLTANFERRFRYAGAALTSDFAWLFGAAFAPLIALGLSVHFGLFAVSLYLISGTFCTLMALRISKHMEAAD